Within Winogradskyella helgolandensis, the genomic segment TATTTTGGATATCGAATCTTGTGGTGTAAATAACCAAAGGTATTTTAAGGAAGATAAAAATCAACAAAGGTTTTTAGATGAATTATATAGTCAACTAATGAAAATAAAAGATTAATAAAAAAATACTGACAGGCAACAATGTGTATAATTCATTGCTAGTTAAAGCCTACTTACGAAAGTCCTCGCAGACTTTTATCTATGATTTATTTGCTAACTTTAGTGCTTAAACACGCCATTAATATTATACAACAACGTTCTACACAATTATGAAAAACAGAATCTTATTATACATTTTAGTTTCAATTTCTATATTTAGTTGTAAAAAAGATATAGCTGAATTTAAACCTACCAATCCTTTTGAAAATACTCTAGTTATAGAAAAACAATTCTTTGATTTAGATACGCTAACCAACCAGGTAATCACGGGAGAAAAAGGGACAAAAATATACTTCAATCGAGAAGATTTTGACATTAACGAAAATGATAAAGTAACTTTAGAATTAAAAGAATATTACAATCGATTAGAGCTGATTTCCGATAATTTAAATACAATTACCAACAAAAATGAACTGTTAGAATCCAACGGTGTGATATATCTCAACTTAAAAGTAGGAGATAAAAAAATCAATTTAAAAAATGATAAAAAATTAAAAATCGAATTTGCACAAAAATTCAGAAAAGGAGACAGAATTTATAACGGTGTTATGGATTCATTAAATCAAATTACTTGGATTGATGATAAAGAGACACATATATCATTTCCTGTATTTGATTCTGTATCAACAAGACAATTTGGTGGAGTGGAGACTTATATGAATAAAATAATATCAATCGATTCTTTAGATTATTATTCTCAGTTAAATATTGATATGTTATCGGATGAAACAACTGAACTTTATGTTATAAACTGGTGGGACTACCCATCTATTTTGATTAATGATTTAGGTTGGATAAATGTTGACAAAATTATAGAACCTGATGCAATTATCTCTTACGAACTAAACTTGAACCAAACAGAATTAGATAATGTCTCCACATTTTTGATTTATAAAGATTTAAACTCTTTTATCTCGGATTTTCGACAACCGAATAATTTAAAATTTACAGAAATACCAATTAAGAATAAAACATCTTTAGTCGTAATAGCTAAAAAAAGAACAGATATTTATGCAAACAGAATACTGTTGAATAAAAACACAATCGGCAACCTTGTAATCGAACTAAAAAAAACTGATTCTACTGAATTAGAAAGATTATTAAAAAAATAACGGTATACAACACCGTATCAAATTAATTGCAAGTAAAAGCCACTTTCGAAAGTCCTCGCTGACTTTCTTGGTCAGTAATTATTTGCTAAATTAGTAGCTTATACACGTAACTAATCCTATAGACACACAAATTGGCATTGACGAACAAACTAAAAAATAAAAATATGAACACAAAAATCAATTGGATTGTAGAAGGTTTAATCTTTGGGGTAATTATGCTAATATTCTCAAGCATTCTTGATTTAATCACTAATGACTTCACATTTGACCGTTTTTGGGTAAAAGTCTTAATTTGGTTAGCTGGTGGTTTAGTATATGGGTTATTGATGAAATTATTAAGAGATAGAAAAGCATCCAAGTAAATAAAGTTTCACTCACAGAATTAAGTTCAATACTATTAATAACACTGTACGCATAAGTAACTACAGACCGAATTTACTCAAACGCTAGAAAAGATAAATATGATAAATAACAGGTTAATCATTGCATTTCTTTTGATTTCAAATTTAGTCTTAACGCAAAATGAAAATGATATTAGACAATTCGATAAAACACTAAATCAATTTCTTAATGTAAGAGATTTTTGTATTTCAAAAAATGGGGATGAAGTGTTTTTTACTGTTCAAAGCCCTAATCAGGACATTTCTCAATTGGCTAGCATGAAAAAAGAACATAATGCATGGTCAGAACCAGAACTATTGTCCTTCTGTGATTCAAACCTGTATTTAGAACCATTTTTATCAGCTGATGGAAATCGCTTATTCTTTGCTTCAGACAGACCTTTAAATGATTCTATTAACGTTAAGAAAAACTTTGATATTTGGTATGTTGAAAGATATAATAACCACAGTGAATGGTCAACCCCAAAAAACATAGGAACACCAATAAATTCTGACTTAAACGAGTTTTATCCTACGCTTAGTGAAAACAATAATTTATACTTCACATTGGAGTCTCCCAATGGATTTGGAAAAGATGATATTTATTTTAGTAAATGGGAGAATGATAAATATTCAAATCCTATTTTATTAGATGAAAACATAAATAGCGACGGTTATGAGTTTAATGCTTTTATATCGAAGAAAGAAGATTTTATATTATTTTCAAAATACAATGAGGCTGATGGACAAGGAAGTGGTGATCTCTATATCTCGAAAAAAGATGTCAACGGAAAATGGAAAAAGGCAACTAACTTAGGCATTCCTATCAATACAAATAAAATGGAATATTGTCCTTTCTATGATGAAAAAAACCAAATATTGTACTTTACAAGTAAGAGAAGTAATATTAACTCAAGAAATTTTAAAAACATGTCCGATTTTAAAAAGCATATTAAAGAAAGTAATAATGGCTTGAGTAAAATTTATATGGTGCCATTAAAAATTAAATAGAAACTGTTGCCAAATTAACAAAACCTGATAATAGACCTATTTCCATATTAAAATTAAACCATTTAGAAAAAAAGGTGTCCAACAAACAAAATCTTTATTAAAATGAAATACGTTTTTCTAATAATCATTTGTTTTGGCTCACAACTTTTTGCTCAAGAAAGCAACGACTACTTAACGGCAACAATAATTGGCTCTGGCTCACCTAAATTTAATACAGAACGTTCAGGACCTTCTGTGCTAATAGCTTACAAAAACACTCTAATTTTGGTAGATATGGGAAATGGGACACAAGCCAATTTAAACAAAAACAACACTAAAATTAAAGACATTGACGGTTTCCTTTTTACACATCATCATTTAGACCACAATGAAGAGTTTATCCCTATTTTTATTCAATCACTGCTCGGAGGAAACAGCATAATTATTGCTGGGCCAAAACCTACAACAACAATGGTAAATAATAGTCTTAGTATATATGAAGAAGATATTAGCTATAGACTCTCAAAATCAGGAAGAAGTTTAAACGATGTTAAACCAAACTTCACCGCCATAAACTTAACAGGCAATACCCCTTTCTATATTGGAGATATAAAAATTAATTATGCACCTGTAAAACATACTATAGAAACGTATGCCTATCGTTTTGATGCAGGTGGTGAATCTATTGTGATTTCTGGAGATTTAACCTACTCAGAATCATTACCTGTCCTGGCTAACAATGCCGATTATTTAATAATGGACTCTGGTGGTGCTATTGAATTAGGAAAAAAAATAAAACCAACAAGAAACAACACCAATAGAAATAACTCTAAAACTAAAGAAAAAGCACATGTTAATTTAGCAGAAAGTTCTCAAATGGCAAAAGAAGCTAATGTTAAAAATTTAGTATTAACACATTTCAACTTTACAACTATTGATAAAGAAGCAACAACTGCCGAAATACGTAAAAATTATCCAGGCACAATTATATATGGAGAAGACTTAATGGCTTTGCCACTTAATCAAAACAGTGTTACAATCAAGGATTCAACTTTGAAGTATAGCTACCCTATTGTTGACACAGGAGTTCAAACTTTTTATTCTGACACAAAAGAAATTTCTAAACCATCTGTAGGAGACTCTTTCTACGGACAAGATGCCAACTACTATGGTAATCAGCCGTCATATACCAATAATGAAAATGGTACTGTAACGGACAATGTTACGGGTTTAATGTGGGAACAGGATATGGGAACAAAAATGACTCTCGAAGAAGCCATTCAAAAAGCAAAAGACTCTAAATTGGGTGGTTATTCTGACTGGAGAATACCCACAATTAAAGAACTTTATTCGCTAATTCAGTTCACTGGAAAAGTAAAAGGAGCTACAGCTATAAAACTATTTATTGATACCAATTATTTTTATCAACCTTTAGGGAATAGTAAAAATGGAGAACGAGAAATCGATGCACAAACTTGGTCTTCAACCGTATATGTAGGAAAAACAATGAGAAGTGATGCCACCATATTCGGAGTTAATTTTGTTGACGGAAGGATAAAAGGGTATCCAAAACACAAACCCAAATCTGGTACTGACAACAAAATGTATTTCCGTTTAGTCCGTGGAAATACAGCCTATGGAAAAAATAATTTTATAGATAATGGAGATGGTACAGTAAGTGATTACGCAACTGGTTTAATGTGGCAAAAAATGGATGATGGTATCGGCAAAGATTGGGAAGAAGCCCTAAATTATGCCGAAAACAATAAACTAGCAGAGCATTCAGATTGGCGTTTGCCCAATGCAAAAGAACTACAAAGTATTGTGGATTATACACGTTCTCCACAAACAACCAATTCACCTGCAATTAACCCCATTTTTGAGTCTACTGAAATCAAAGATCCTAAGGGAAATCTTGGACAATATCCATTTTACTGGACAAGTACAACACATTTAGATGGAAAAAACCCATACGCAAGTGCCGTTTACATCGCTTTTGGTGAAGCACAAGGCGAAATGAATGGTAGATTAATGGATGTTCATGGTGCCGGAGCTCAAAGAAGCGATCCAAAAAGTGGGAACAAAAAAGATTATCCTCAATATTTTGGACCACAAGGTGATGTTAGATATGTTTATAATTATGTAAGATGTGTTAGAAATATCAACAACGCAGAACATACTGAGACGACACAACAATCAGTTCCTAAGATTGAAAAGACACAGGAAAATCGACAAAAAAACAACAATCAAAGTTTAAAAAATACAGCGCCTTCTTTTGAAAAAATGCTGACAAATATGGATACCAACAATGATGGAAAAATTTCTAAATCAGAAGCAAAAGGTAAATTGAAAGATAACTTTGATAAACGAGATAAAAACAAAGACGGTTATATTACAAAAGATGAATTAACAAGAAGAAAACGATAAAAAATGATTTCAACACCGCATATAATTTAGTGCTAGTGCTAACCTACTCTCAAAAAATCCTTCCGTTTTTTATATTCGGTTTTTATTTACTAAATTAGTTACTTATACACGCAACTAATTATATACAAACAAGTTGATACGTATTGACTAACACACTAAAAAATAAAAACATGAAACATGTATTTGGATTTGGAATATCAATCTTATTTGTATTAGGCGGAATATACCTAGTTAATACTAAAGATACCTTTTTAGCAAAAACAGTAGGAATTGCCTGTATTGTATTTTTTGGAGGTATTATGATTTGGGCAATTTTCAAAAAAATAAATCAGAATAAACTAAAATAGAAGATATAGATCACTTAGTATATTTTAGCTCGAGTACAAATTTTCATGTAATGAAATAATTAAAAACTGAATTAGATACCCAATCCAATAGCTTGATGAATTGCTGACGCCATCGGAATTGAAAAATCTTAAGGAACAAAACTATAATCATAGGAACCTCAACATTATTTACTAAAAATAGAGCACAAAAAAAGCGACCTGAATTTCAGGTCGCTTTTTGTTCGTATGAGGTATTGCTAATGTTTACTATTTGGTAATAATAGTCAATTCATCTACAATATGCTTGGCATTAGAGTACTTATCAATTAACCAAAGGACATATCTAATATCAACGTTAATGGTACGTTGTAAATCTTTATCAAAAATAACATCACCAGCCATCGCTTCAATGTTACCATCAAACGCTAAACCAATTAATTCTCCTTTTCCGTTAATTACTGGCGAACCAGAGTTACCACCTGTAATATCGTTATCGGTTAGGAAGTTCACTGGTAATTCGCCACGCTCATTAGCATAACGTCCGTAATCTTTCTTTTCATAAATATCTAACATGCTCTGATCTAAATCAAACTCGCTATCGTTGGGCTTGTATTTTTTAATCATACCTTTAAATGTGGTATAATTGTTCACTTTAGCATCGTTTCTTTTATCTGCGGGCAACGCTCTCACTTTTCCGTAAGATAATCTTAAAGTAGAATTCGCATCAGGATACTGGATATCACTTAATCCCGATTCACGTAAGCCTTTTACTAATAATCTAAAAGACGCCTCAAAATCATTTGTTGGTTGTTCTAATTCTTCAGGACTTTCTCTGTACTTATCCAATAATTGATTCGATAATTTAAACATAGGGTCATTCTCAAGAAGCGCTTCATCTGGATATTGTAAAAATGCTAGAGCACCTTCTTTTGAAGAAAACATACTCAAATCGAAAATAGCATTAGTATACGCTGTAAAATCATTGTCATTCTTTGCTCCAATTTCAGCAACCAATTCCGGCAAAGAATAGTTAGATTTTGAAGCTAACAAACCTAATTGTTTGGCTAAAATTTCTTTCTCTAAAGGCAAGTGATAATCTTCATAGTTACTTTCTATAAAAGCCTCTAAACGTGGTAAAAGATTTTTACGCTCGGCATCAGTAGCACCAAGATATTGTTTAAAAGCAGACCCTATTCTATACGGCAACACTGAAAATTTACTAGCACGTAATATATTTAATAAGTAATTCGTTTGTTTCGCCTTTTCGTTGGTTAAGCTGTAATAGTTATTAATGTTTTTAATTACATCACCATACATCGCTTTGTTCGCTTTCTTATTCGCCCATTTGTCAAACTTAGCTTCCGTTTTGCTCTTTTTTTCTACGGTTTTGTGTTCCGTTAAAGCTTCAATCATACCTGCTCTATTTTTCCAATAGTTAGCAATGCCTGCATAACCAGAAGCATACATAAGATTTACAGACTCGTCTGCGTCCATATATTTCTTCATCACATCCATGCTCAATTTTGAACCTTCAACCCAAGCAGGATAAGCAAATTTCACATTTTGCTCAACACCTTGTGCTGGCATCCAACGGTTAGTACGACCAGGATACCCTAAGATCATGGCGAAGTCATTTTCCTCTACTCCATCAATATTAACAGGTAAATGGTATTTTGCTTTTAAAGGGACATTGCTTTCTGAATACTCTGCTGGTTGGCCTTCGGCATCAGCATACACTCTAAATAATGAAAAATCACCGGTGTGTCTTGGCCATTCCCAGTTATCAGTGTCACCACCAAATTTACCTACATTCTCTGGAGGTGTTCCTACCAATCGTACATCTTTATAATCTTCGTAAACAAAGTAGTAAAACTCATTACCTTGGTAAAACGAACGTACCGAAACAGTGTATT encodes:
- a CDS encoding TolB-like translocation protein, with amino-acid sequence MINNRLIIAFLLISNLVLTQNENDIRQFDKTLNQFLNVRDFCISKNGDEVFFTVQSPNQDISQLASMKKEHNAWSEPELLSFCDSNLYLEPFLSADGNRLFFASDRPLNDSINVKKNFDIWYVERYNNHSEWSTPKNIGTPINSDLNEFYPTLSENNNLYFTLESPNGFGKDDIYFSKWENDKYSNPILLDENINSDGYEFNAFISKKEDFILFSKYNEADGQGSGDLYISKKDVNGKWKKATNLGIPINTNKMEYCPFYDEKNQILYFTSKRSNINSRNFKNMSDFKKHIKESNNGLSKIYMVPLKIK
- a CDS encoding Lcl domain-containing protein, whose product is MKYVFLIIICFGSQLFAQESNDYLTATIIGSGSPKFNTERSGPSVLIAYKNTLILVDMGNGTQANLNKNNTKIKDIDGFLFTHHHLDHNEEFIPIFIQSLLGGNSIIIAGPKPTTTMVNNSLSIYEEDISYRLSKSGRSLNDVKPNFTAINLTGNTPFYIGDIKINYAPVKHTIETYAYRFDAGGESIVISGDLTYSESLPVLANNADYLIMDSGGAIELGKKIKPTRNNTNRNNSKTKEKAHVNLAESSQMAKEANVKNLVLTHFNFTTIDKEATTAEIRKNYPGTIIYGEDLMALPLNQNSVTIKDSTLKYSYPIVDTGVQTFYSDTKEISKPSVGDSFYGQDANYYGNQPSYTNNENGTVTDNVTGLMWEQDMGTKMTLEEAIQKAKDSKLGGYSDWRIPTIKELYSLIQFTGKVKGATAIKLFIDTNYFYQPLGNSKNGEREIDAQTWSSTVYVGKTMRSDATIFGVNFVDGRIKGYPKHKPKSGTDNKMYFRLVRGNTAYGKNNFIDNGDGTVSDYATGLMWQKMDDGIGKDWEEALNYAENNKLAEHSDWRLPNAKELQSIVDYTRSPQTTNSPAINPIFESTEIKDPKGNLGQYPFYWTSTTHLDGKNPYASAVYIAFGEAQGEMNGRLMDVHGAGAQRSDPKSGNKKDYPQYFGPQGDVRYVYNYVRCVRNINNAEHTETTQQSVPKIEKTQENRQKNNNQSLKNTAPSFEKMLTNMDTNNDGKISKSEAKGKLKDNFDKRDKNKDGYITKDELTRRKR
- a CDS encoding S46 family peptidase, yielding MKKLSLTIIAFIIAFPSVMANEGMWFLMHIERLNHRDMQKMGLQLTAEEIYSVNNQSLKDAIVQFNGGCTASIVSDSGLVLTNHHCGYDAIAELSTAEQNHLKNGYWAGSLAEELKPESLYVRFFVRMDDVSKRMLAQVNDSMSEKEREAALNKEIAKIEQENNEGGKYTVSVRSFYQGNEFYYFVYEDYKDVRLVGTPPENVGKFGGDTDNWEWPRHTGDFSLFRVYADAEGQPAEYSESNVPLKAKYHLPVNIDGVEENDFAMILGYPGRTNRWMPAQGVEQNVKFAYPAWVEGSKLSMDVMKKYMDADESVNLMYASGYAGIANYWKNRAGMIEALTEHKTVEKKSKTEAKFDKWANKKANKAMYGDVIKNINNYYSLTNEKAKQTNYLLNILRASKFSVLPYRIGSAFKQYLGATDAERKNLLPRLEAFIESNYEDYHLPLEKEILAKQLGLLASKSNYSLPELVAEIGAKNDNDFTAYTNAIFDLSMFSSKEGALAFLQYPDEALLENDPMFKLSNQLLDKYRESPEELEQPTNDFEASFRLLVKGLRESGLSDIQYPDANSTLRLSYGKVRALPADKRNDAKVNNYTTFKGMIKKYKPNDSEFDLDQSMLDIYEKKDYGRYANERGELPVNFLTDNDITGGNSGSPVINGKGELIGLAFDGNIEAMAGDVIFDKDLQRTINVDIRYVLWLIDKYSNAKHIVDELTIITK